One region of Phycisphaerales bacterium genomic DNA includes:
- the mutS gene encoding DNA mismatch repair protein MutS: protein MASDPRETPAMQQYYRFKKRHPDCVLLFRIGDFYELFDDDAVTVSRAIGLTLTQRTEGVPMCGMPYHQLDTYLKRLIAQGFRVAVCEQLMEASQAPKGLVPRAVTRVLTPGTLVDESLLESEAPTTLAAIVFTGDGDDSPASLAVVEVATGLFTLIDCSHATIADELARRGVRELLYAAADLKPAPRVKKVLDRLGLSGTPRASWQFRVSEALEALTNHFQVSTLAGFGLREDDPAIPAAGAIIRYLQETQTLSEEDAKTAATAGLAASRASLKHLRPPRREDPHNFVTIDAVSLRSLEIERTIRGQTSASSGSLEGSLLGVFLAAVTGPRSVVRTAMGKRLLRDWLCRPLRDLAAIEARQHAVATLIDDRTLAAQLGETLSNVQDIARIAGRVSLGRATPRDLVGLARSLDKADALLEALEGVPALATIEQRLRQSRNTITPIASAILAACIEEPPAHLREGGLIRDGYDAALDEARALQKDSTSWLADYQGTLASRHKLPGLKVGFNKVSGYYIELPQAQSRNAPPELTRKQTLKNAERYTTPELREYETKVTSAEARALDRERDIFTRLCEQATTALPAISLFSDTVAELDVLLGFADKAQRRGWTRPTIVQQPALQIHAGRHPVLDESLGGDFVPNDIELGDRSAFAFPSGSDFRLPTSHFPALALITGPNMAGKSTYIRQTALLTLLAHTGSYIPADRATIGLVDRVFTRIGADDALHAGQSTFMVEMIETANILNHATPHSLVVLDEIGRGTSTLDGLSLAWAIVEHLASPSHPTSDIPHPTSPSLPASDFRLPTSSGPRTLFATHYHELTDLEERLPGRVTNLHVAVREWPGGDDHAQIVFLHRILPGRTDQSYGLHVARLAGIPATVVSRGREVLASLAVHTAGTSSSLPINAPSSTTAKPDTKRVPKPRPIDEDGQLPLFTQYLQHPAIDALKEVKLDALTPLQAFDQLRKLKELTTD, encoded by the coding sequence ATGGCGTCCGACCCCCGCGAAACACCCGCGATGCAGCAGTACTACCGCTTCAAGAAGCGGCACCCCGACTGCGTGCTCCTGTTCCGCATCGGCGACTTCTACGAGCTCTTCGACGACGACGCTGTCACCGTCTCCCGCGCCATCGGCCTCACCCTCACCCAGCGCACCGAGGGCGTGCCCATGTGCGGCATGCCCTACCACCAGCTCGACACCTACCTCAAGCGCCTCATTGCCCAGGGTTTCAGGGTGGCCGTGTGCGAGCAGCTCATGGAAGCCTCGCAGGCGCCCAAGGGTCTGGTCCCCCGCGCCGTCACCCGCGTGCTCACCCCCGGCACGCTCGTCGACGAATCGCTCCTCGAGTCCGAGGCCCCTACCACCCTCGCCGCCATCGTCTTCACCGGCGACGGCGACGACTCCCCCGCTTCTCTCGCCGTGGTCGAGGTCGCCACCGGCCTGTTCACGCTGATCGATTGCAGCCACGCCACCATCGCCGACGAGCTCGCCCGCCGTGGCGTCCGCGAGCTCCTCTACGCCGCCGCCGACCTCAAGCCCGCCCCGCGCGTCAAGAAGGTCCTCGACCGCCTCGGCCTCTCCGGCACCCCTCGCGCGAGCTGGCAGTTCCGCGTCAGCGAGGCCCTCGAGGCCCTCACCAACCACTTCCAGGTCAGCACCCTCGCCGGCTTCGGCCTCCGTGAGGACGACCCCGCCATCCCCGCCGCCGGCGCCATCATCCGCTACCTCCAGGAAACCCAGACCCTCAGCGAAGAGGACGCCAAGACCGCCGCCACCGCCGGCCTCGCCGCGAGCCGCGCGAGCTTAAAACACCTCCGCCCCCCACGCCGCGAGGACCCCCACAACTTCGTCACCATCGACGCCGTCTCCCTCCGCTCCCTCGAGATCGAACGCACCATCCGCGGCCAGACCTCCGCCTCCTCCGGCAGCCTCGAGGGCTCGCTCCTCGGCGTCTTCCTCGCCGCCGTCACCGGCCCGCGCTCCGTCGTCCGCACCGCGATGGGCAAGCGCCTCCTCCGCGACTGGCTCTGCCGCCCCCTCCGCGACCTCGCCGCCATCGAGGCCCGCCAGCACGCCGTCGCCACCCTCATCGACGACCGCACCCTCGCCGCGCAGCTCGGCGAAACCCTGAGCAATGTCCAGGACATCGCCCGCATCGCCGGGCGCGTCTCCCTCGGCCGCGCCACCCCCCGCGACCTCGTCGGCCTCGCCCGCTCCCTCGACAAGGCCGACGCCCTGCTCGAAGCCCTCGAAGGCGTCCCCGCCCTCGCCACCATCGAGCAGCGCCTCCGCCAGTCGCGCAACACCATCACGCCAATCGCCAGCGCCATCCTCGCCGCGTGCATCGAAGAGCCACCCGCCCACCTCCGCGAGGGAGGCCTCATCCGCGACGGCTACGACGCCGCCCTCGACGAAGCCCGCGCCCTCCAGAAGGACTCCACCTCCTGGCTCGCCGATTACCAGGGCACCCTCGCCTCTCGCCACAAGCTCCCCGGCCTCAAGGTCGGCTTCAACAAGGTCTCCGGCTACTACATCGAGCTCCCACAGGCCCAGTCCCGCAATGCCCCGCCCGAGCTCACCCGCAAGCAGACCCTCAAGAACGCCGAGCGCTACACCACCCCCGAGCTCCGCGAGTACGAGACCAAGGTCACCAGCGCCGAGGCAAGAGCCCTCGACCGCGAGCGCGACATCTTCACCAGGCTCTGCGAGCAGGCCACCACCGCCCTCCCCGCCATCTCCCTCTTCTCCGACACCGTCGCCGAGCTCGATGTCCTCCTGGGCTTCGCCGACAAGGCCCAGCGCCGAGGCTGGACCCGCCCCACCATCGTCCAGCAGCCCGCCCTCCAGATTCACGCCGGTCGCCATCCGGTTCTCGACGAATCCCTCGGCGGCGACTTCGTCCCCAACGACATCGAACTCGGCGACCGCAGCGCGTTCGCCTTCCCCTCCGGCTCCGACTTCCGACTTCCCACTTCCCACTTCCCCGCTCTCGCCCTCATCACCGGCCCCAACATGGCCGGTAAAAGCACCTACATCCGCCAGACCGCCCTCCTCACCCTCCTCGCCCACACCGGCAGCTACATCCCCGCCGACCGCGCCACCATTGGCCTCGTTGACCGCGTCTTCACCCGCATCGGCGCCGACGACGCCCTCCACGCGGGCCAGTCGACCTTCATGGTCGAGATGATCGAGACCGCCAACATCCTCAACCACGCCACGCCCCACTCCCTCGTCGTCCTCGACGAAATAGGCCGCGGCACCAGCACCCTCGACGGCCTCTCCCTCGCCTGGGCCATCGTGGAGCACTTGGCTTCGCCTTCACATCCGACATCCGACATCCCACATCCCACATCGCCTTCACTTCCGGCTTCCGACTTCCGACTTCCGACTTCGTCGGGCCCCCGCACCCTCTTCGCCACCCACTACCACGAGCTCACCGACCTCGAAGAACGCCTCCCCGGCCGCGTCACCAACCTCCACGTCGCCGTCCGCGAGTGGCCCGGCGGCGACGACCACGCGCAGATCGTCTTCCTCCACCGCATCCTCCCCGGCCGCACCGACCAGTCCTACGGCCTGCATGTCGCCCGGCTCGCCGGCATCCCCGCCACCGTCGTCTCCCGCGGCCGCGAAGTCCTCGCCTCCCTCGCCGTCCACACTGCCGGCACCTCAAGCTCGCTACCTATCAACGCCCCCTCGAGCACCACGGCGAAACCCGATACCAAGCGAGTGCCCAAGCCCCGCCCCATCGACGAAGACGGCCAGCTCCCCCTCTTCACCCAGTACCTCCAGCACCCCGCCATCGACGCCCTCAAGGAAGTGAAGCTCGACGCCCTCACCCCCCTCCAGGCGTTCGACCAACTCCGCAAACTCAAAGAGCTCACCACAGATTGA
- a CDS encoding PfkB family carbohydrate kinase, whose protein sequence is MRERQQIAGAAADALEGLAREGKFRPALIGFDGFIDAITEAVDTRHDMTPRGYTRMRTITQFAARAAAAAGKSTNIELVVTEERFGGNGPLMAGALGRVGVPVTYVGGVGAGAGEGERRAENGGKASPALGSPLSLPLHPVFRPFARRCRAVYPICPPAHTDALEFDDGKIMFNRPANAQAVTWERIVEVLGLDVLVRLVGEASLLGIVNWSLLGGVEGIWRGLMRDVLPRVQDARSKRVYIDLSDPAKRTDEDVRRAMGLLRELNEHVPVTLGLNLAEAERMARVFGLGIREGGSGGAGFQPAAEVLGDLGMRVRRTEEEEDCGLKARLPGLKVLVPELAAALRGSMRLDTIVVHPREGAAAASEDGAAWFDGPFTSTPRLSTGAGDHFNAGFALAQVHGLPLAQCLAVGCAVSGAYVRDAESPSLERLVGFMRSLPAAE, encoded by the coding sequence ATGAGAGAAAGGCAGCAGATTGCGGGTGCGGCGGCGGACGCGCTGGAGGGGCTGGCACGCGAGGGCAAGTTCAGGCCTGCGCTGATCGGGTTCGATGGGTTTATCGATGCGATCACCGAGGCGGTGGACACGCGGCACGATATGACCCCGCGCGGGTACACGCGGATGCGAACGATCACGCAGTTCGCTGCGCGGGCCGCGGCGGCCGCGGGGAAGAGCACGAACATTGAGCTGGTGGTGACGGAGGAGCGGTTCGGGGGGAATGGGCCGCTGATGGCGGGGGCCCTTGGCAGAGTGGGTGTGCCGGTGACGTATGTGGGGGGCGTGGGGGCTGGGGCAGGGGAGGGAGAACGGAGAGCGGAAAACGGGGGGAAGGCAAGCCCCGCTCTCGGCTCTCCGCTCTCCCTGCCTTTGCATCCCGTCTTCCGGCCCTTCGCGCGGCGCTGCCGTGCGGTGTACCCGATCTGCCCGCCAGCGCACACCGATGCGCTGGAGTTCGATGACGGCAAGATCATGTTCAACCGGCCGGCGAACGCGCAGGCGGTGACGTGGGAGCGGATCGTGGAGGTGCTGGGGCTCGACGTGCTGGTGCGGCTGGTGGGCGAGGCTTCGCTGCTGGGGATCGTGAACTGGTCGCTGCTGGGGGGTGTGGAGGGGATCTGGCGCGGGCTGATGCGGGACGTGCTGCCGAGGGTGCAGGACGCCAGGAGCAAGCGGGTGTACATTGACCTGTCGGACCCTGCGAAGCGCACGGATGAGGATGTGCGGCGGGCGATGGGGCTGCTGCGCGAGTTGAACGAGCACGTGCCGGTGACGCTGGGGCTGAACCTGGCGGAGGCGGAGCGGATGGCAAGGGTGTTCGGGCTTGGAATCAGAGAGGGTGGGAGCGGGGGGGCGGGCTTTCAGCCCGCAGCGGAGGTTCTTGGAGACCTCGGAATGCGTGTGAGGCGGACGGAAGAAGAGGAAGATTGCGGGCTGAAAGCCCGCCTCCCCGGCCTGAAGGTGTTGGTGCCGGAACTCGCGGCGGCGCTGCGGGGCTCCATGCGGCTGGACACCATCGTGGTCCACCCGCGCGAGGGCGCGGCCGCCGCGAGCGAGGACGGCGCCGCGTGGTTCGATGGCCCCTTCACCAGCACGCCGCGGCTGTCCACGGGGGCGGGCGATCACTTCAACGCGGGGTTCGCACTGGCGCAGGTGCACGGGTTGCCTCTGGCGCAGTGCCTGGCGGTGGGCTGTGCGGTGAGCGGGGCGTACGTGCGGGACGCGGAGTCGCCCTCGCTGGAGCGGCTGGTGGGGTTCATGCGATCACTGCCAGCGGCGGAGTGA
- a CDS encoding isocitrate/isopropylmalate family dehydrogenase has translation MSRVVIAQAPGDGIGPEIMSAALELFRAAGVMDHVDFVPVEMGKTVFDKGDSRGMTDAAIRAVEDAGILFKGPMETPKGGGGKSINVTLRKLFNTYANFRHFRSLPGVPTVYSKAGIQLNFSIVRENIEDTYGGIEHRLSSDVVQCKRLISAPGSDQVHRYAFEMARKLGVTRVHCGHKANIMKMTDGLFLERFKTIGAEYQGIELADVIVDALCMNMVLKPLQYQMVVLPNLQGDIVSDLAAGLVGGLGFAPSANIGRHISIFEAVHGTAPDIAGKGLANPTSLILSGLMMLRHIGLLRQPAVIENALLSALESGVHTGDFGDPSMPGYKGPVGTAEFTRGIIDRLGSAPKTVPAVPVPAANTITAPKAQRPSQQQIIHTFRGVKTQVVGCDLYLDTELSPTALAGAMSEVAEGTPFKLSIISNRGTQIWPTGSVYTECVDYYRVRFELKQPGGLENQAAAVALMDKVATRFTVCSYELLRTFDGVRGYSLAQGQ, from the coding sequence ATGTCACGTGTGGTTATCGCGCAGGCGCCCGGCGACGGCATCGGCCCGGAGATCATGTCCGCGGCCCTGGAACTCTTCCGCGCCGCCGGTGTGATGGACCACGTCGACTTCGTGCCCGTTGAGATGGGCAAGACGGTGTTCGACAAGGGCGACTCCCGCGGCATGACCGACGCCGCCATCCGCGCCGTCGAGGACGCGGGCATCCTCTTCAAAGGCCCGATGGAGACGCCCAAGGGCGGCGGCGGCAAGTCCATCAACGTGACTCTCCGCAAGCTCTTCAACACCTACGCCAACTTCCGACACTTCCGCTCACTCCCCGGCGTCCCCACTGTCTACAGCAAGGCCGGCATCCAGCTCAACTTTTCCATCGTCCGCGAGAACATCGAGGACACCTACGGCGGCATCGAGCACCGCCTCTCCAGCGACGTCGTGCAGTGCAAGCGCCTGATCTCCGCCCCCGGCTCCGATCAGGTCCACCGCTACGCGTTCGAGATGGCCAGGAAGCTCGGCGTCACGCGCGTGCACTGCGGCCACAAGGCCAACATCATGAAGATGACCGACGGCTTGTTCCTCGAGCGCTTCAAGACCATCGGCGCCGAATACCAGGGCATCGAGCTCGCCGACGTGATCGTCGATGCGCTGTGCATGAACATGGTGCTCAAGCCGCTCCAGTACCAGATGGTCGTGCTGCCCAACCTGCAGGGCGACATCGTCAGCGACCTCGCGGCCGGCCTCGTCGGCGGCCTGGGCTTCGCGCCCAGCGCCAACATCGGACGCCACATCTCGATCTTCGAGGCCGTGCACGGCACCGCGCCCGACATCGCGGGCAAGGGCCTCGCGAACCCCACGTCGCTCATCCTCAGCGGCCTCATGATGCTCCGACACATCGGCCTGCTCAGGCAGCCCGCGGTCATCGAGAACGCCCTGCTATCAGCCCTCGAGAGCGGCGTTCACACCGGCGACTTCGGCGACCCCTCCATGCCCGGCTACAAGGGCCCGGTCGGCACCGCCGAGTTCACCCGCGGCATCATCGATCGCCTTGGCAGCGCGCCCAAGACCGTTCCGGCCGTGCCCGTCCCAGCCGCGAACACCATCACCGCGCCCAAGGCCCAGCGACCCAGCCAGCAGCAGATCATCCACACCTTCCGCGGCGTCAAGACGCAGGTCGTCGGCTGCGACCTCTACCTCGACACCGAGCTCTCCCCCACCGCCCTCGCGGGTGCGATGTCCGAGGTCGCCGAGGGCACGCCCTTCAAGCTTTCGATCATCAGCAACCGCGGCACGCAGATCTGGCCCACCGGCAGCGTCTACACCGAGTGCGTGGACTACTACCGCGTCCGCTTCGAGCTCAAGCAGCCCGGCGGCCTTGAGAACCAGGCCGCGGCCGTGGCCCTCATGGACAAGGTCGCGACGCGCTTCACGGTGTGCAGCTACGAGCTGCTGCGGACGTTTGATGGCGTGCGCGGCTACTCGCTCGCGCAGGGGCAGTAG
- a CDS encoding FAD-linked oxidase C-terminal domain-containing protein, whose translation MPQLPVLSTGSRGYELEGLARELANSIEGEVRFDLHNRMLYATDASLYQVEPLGVVIPADVEDAVRAVQFCGRNELPILPRGGGTSLAGQCTNRAVVIDLSNRCNRLLSVDVAGQSCLVEPGITVDDLNDQLGATGLFFAPDPATSRHANIGGCIGNNAAGARSIRYGRTSESVLGVEVCLASGERVTLDQGAALRDPRVRAITERVVEIVQRHERLIRERFPKTIRRNAGYGLDMVLKQLDLAAKEGVDPLAKVNLAHLLCGSEGTLAVTLGAKLKLHPKPQARGLAVLGFESLDAAIDAVLPILVTNPTAVELLDDTVIDLARANMEYRRYVDLMPQPAAGKTLKAVLYVEYFELTADRVAASFDALRAVAAGIPLQAHTDAAAMLNAWKLRKAGEPLLHGIPGHRKPITFIEDNAIPVERLAEFVKRLRGIVAEHGTRAAFYAHASVGVLHVRPLLDVHEADDRERMKAIAVATADLAKELGGVMSGEHGDGRVRSPLLERFYGPELMAAFREVKRVFDPRNLLNPGNIVDLDGANPRPIASMAESLRVEPKPGRPVHVPPEVQTYFSYDDQHGFDGAVEMCNGAGVCRKKQGGTMCPSYMATLDERHATRGRGNALRLAITGQLNADGNGGTNTPLWDDPGTLETLRLCLSCKACKTECPSNVDIARLKAEYHAQRYKQEGVPLRARLFGAVRELNRAGAVMPWLANAVAASGLGKLGAKWLMNVDPRRTLPPFAKPLAKQWGTDEPGSDRRIGGGTDATAKPRVVLFGDCFTSYSEPRIGLATRRVLGAFGYEVELADAGCCGRAKISMGLLESVIEEADATLARLQPFIEDEGVRAILFMEPSCLSAIKDDWLTLKLRTPHSTRQKLAVKSYLAEDFLDRQWEAHPRRPQFRAPKDGVILHGHCHQKALWGAETSARMLKRAAGDCVKTLDTGCCGMAGSFGFTRDKYEVSMKIGELSLFPAVRAAQGACVAAPGTSCRHQIHDGTGVTAKHPMEWLSEWLEGA comes from the coding sequence ATGCCGCAGTTGCCCGTTCTTTCGACAGGTTCTCGAGGCTACGAGCTGGAGGGGCTCGCGCGCGAGCTGGCCAACAGCATCGAGGGTGAGGTGCGGTTTGACCTGCACAACCGCATGCTGTACGCGACCGACGCGTCGCTGTACCAGGTCGAGCCGCTGGGGGTGGTGATCCCCGCGGATGTCGAGGACGCGGTACGGGCGGTGCAGTTCTGCGGGCGGAATGAGCTGCCGATCCTGCCGCGGGGCGGGGGGACGAGCCTGGCGGGGCAGTGCACGAACCGGGCCGTGGTCATCGATCTTTCAAACCGGTGCAACCGGCTGCTGTCGGTGGATGTGGCGGGGCAATCGTGTCTGGTGGAGCCGGGGATCACGGTGGATGACCTCAATGATCAGCTCGGGGCGACGGGGCTGTTCTTCGCGCCCGACCCCGCGACGAGCCGGCACGCGAACATTGGCGGGTGCATCGGGAATAACGCGGCGGGGGCGCGGTCGATCCGCTACGGGCGGACGAGCGAGAGCGTGCTGGGCGTCGAGGTGTGCCTGGCGTCGGGCGAGCGGGTAACGCTCGACCAGGGCGCGGCGCTGCGGGATCCGCGTGTTCGCGCGATCACCGAGCGGGTGGTTGAGATCGTTCAGCGGCACGAGCGGCTGATACGCGAGCGGTTCCCCAAGACCATCCGTCGCAACGCGGGGTATGGGCTCGACATGGTGCTCAAGCAGCTGGACCTCGCCGCGAAGGAGGGCGTGGACCCGCTCGCGAAGGTGAACCTCGCGCACCTGCTGTGCGGGAGCGAGGGCACTCTGGCGGTGACGCTCGGGGCGAAGCTGAAGCTGCATCCGAAGCCGCAGGCGCGCGGGCTGGCGGTGCTGGGGTTCGAGTCGCTGGACGCGGCCATCGACGCGGTGCTGCCGATCCTGGTGACGAACCCGACGGCGGTGGAACTGCTCGACGATACGGTGATTGACCTCGCGCGGGCGAACATGGAGTACCGCAGGTACGTGGACCTGATGCCGCAGCCGGCGGCGGGCAAGACGTTGAAGGCCGTGCTGTACGTGGAGTACTTCGAGCTGACGGCGGACCGCGTCGCGGCGAGCTTCGACGCGCTGCGGGCGGTCGCGGCGGGAATCCCGCTGCAGGCCCACACGGACGCCGCGGCAATGCTGAACGCGTGGAAGCTGCGGAAGGCGGGCGAGCCGCTGCTGCACGGCATCCCGGGGCACAGGAAGCCGATCACGTTCATCGAGGACAACGCGATCCCGGTCGAGCGGCTGGCGGAGTTCGTCAAGCGGCTGCGCGGCATTGTCGCGGAGCACGGCACGCGGGCGGCGTTCTATGCGCACGCGAGCGTGGGTGTGCTGCACGTGCGGCCGCTGCTGGATGTGCACGAGGCGGACGACCGCGAGCGGATGAAGGCGATCGCGGTGGCGACGGCGGACCTCGCGAAGGAGCTGGGCGGCGTGATGTCCGGCGAGCACGGCGACGGGCGGGTGCGCTCGCCGCTGCTCGAGCGGTTCTATGGGCCCGAGCTCATGGCGGCGTTCCGCGAGGTGAAGCGGGTGTTTGACCCCAGGAACCTGCTGAACCCGGGGAACATCGTGGACCTGGACGGCGCGAACCCGCGACCGATCGCGTCGATGGCGGAGTCGCTGCGCGTGGAGCCCAAGCCCGGGCGGCCGGTGCACGTGCCCCCCGAGGTGCAGACGTACTTCAGCTACGACGATCAGCACGGCTTCGACGGGGCCGTGGAGATGTGCAACGGCGCGGGGGTGTGCCGCAAAAAGCAGGGCGGCACGATGTGCCCGTCGTACATGGCGACGCTGGACGAGCGGCACGCGACGCGCGGGCGCGGGAATGCGCTGCGGCTGGCGATCACGGGGCAGCTGAACGCGGACGGGAACGGCGGCACGAACACGCCGCTGTGGGACGACCCGGGCACGCTGGAGACGCTGAGGCTGTGCCTGTCGTGCAAGGCGTGCAAGACGGAGTGCCCGAGCAACGTGGACATTGCGCGGCTGAAGGCAGAGTACCACGCGCAGCGGTACAAGCAGGAGGGCGTGCCGCTGCGGGCGCGGCTGTTCGGGGCGGTACGGGAGCTGAACCGGGCGGGAGCAGTGATGCCGTGGCTGGCGAACGCGGTGGCAGCGAGCGGGCTGGGGAAGCTGGGCGCGAAGTGGCTGATGAATGTTGATCCGCGTCGGACGCTGCCGCCGTTCGCGAAGCCGCTGGCGAAGCAGTGGGGCACGGACGAGCCGGGTTCGGACAGGCGGATCGGCGGCGGTACTGACGCGACTGCAAAGCCACGGGTGGTGCTGTTCGGTGATTGCTTCACGTCGTACAGCGAGCCCCGGATCGGGCTGGCGACGCGGCGGGTGCTCGGTGCGTTCGGGTACGAGGTCGAGCTCGCGGACGCGGGGTGCTGCGGGCGTGCGAAGATCTCGATGGGGCTGCTGGAGTCCGTGATCGAGGAGGCGGACGCGACGCTCGCGCGTTTGCAGCCGTTCATTGAGGACGAGGGCGTGCGGGCGATCCTGTTCATGGAGCCGTCGTGCCTGTCGGCTATCAAGGACGACTGGCTCACGCTCAAGCTACGGACGCCGCACTCAACGCGCCAGAAGCTCGCGGTCAAGTCGTACCTCGCCGAGGACTTCCTCGATCGGCAGTGGGAGGCACATCCGCGAAGGCCGCAGTTCCGCGCGCCCAAAGACGGCGTGATCCTGCACGGGCACTGCCACCAGAAGGCGCTGTGGGGTGCGGAGACATCGGCGCGGATGCTCAAGCGGGCCGCGGGCGACTGCGTGAAGACGCTGGACACGGGCTGCTGCGGGATGGCTGGGTCGTTCGGGTTCACGCGCGACAAGTACGAGGTATCCATGAAGATCGGCGAGCTGTCGCTGTTCCCGGCGGTGCGGGCGGCCCAGGGCGCGTGCGTTGCCGCGCCGGGGACGAGCTGCCGGCATCAGATCCACGACGGCACAGGCGTCACGGCCAAGCACCCGATGGAGTGGCTGAGCGAGTGGCTGGAGGGAGCATGA
- a CDS encoding GNAT family N-acetyltransferase: MSLNVRAATPGDVPTILRFIKELADYERAPDEVIATPTLLNEALFAARPACEAFIGEIDGRPEGFALFFHNFSTWKGRRGVYLEDLYVTPAARGKGLGKALLSRVAQVAVERGCPRLEWAVLDWNTPALEFYHAVGAVPMTEWTVHRVTGDALTRLAAGT; this comes from the coding sequence ATGAGTCTGAACGTGCGGGCCGCGACACCGGGCGATGTGCCCACGATCCTGCGTTTTATCAAGGAACTCGCCGACTACGAGCGTGCCCCCGATGAGGTGATCGCCACGCCCACGCTGCTGAATGAGGCGCTGTTCGCGGCAAGGCCCGCGTGCGAGGCGTTCATCGGGGAGATCGACGGGCGGCCGGAGGGCTTCGCGCTCTTCTTCCACAACTTCTCGACGTGGAAGGGGCGACGCGGGGTGTACCTCGAGGACCTGTACGTCACGCCCGCCGCGCGCGGGAAGGGGCTCGGCAAGGCGCTGCTGTCGCGCGTGGCGCAGGTGGCGGTGGAGCGCGGGTGCCCGCGGCTGGAGTGGGCGGTGCTTGATTGGAACACGCCGGCGCTGGAGTTTTACCACGCGGTGGGCGCGGTGCCTATGACTGAGTGGACCGTGCATCGGGTCACCGGGGACGCGCTCACGAGATTAGCGGCAGGCACCTGA
- a CDS encoding glycosyltransferase family 8 protein gives MHIAVAADRRFDLGLVVTVHTLLQRTRGPFTLSVLTGEDGLLPRAQAFVERRCREAGVTLVIHSIPRSFGASYRAPWAHHSTANLFRLMLPELLADHERVLYLDCDLVVADDVRALWDWDLKGHAVGAVRDLWFPTMEEADAGVAARRELGFRGSTAYFNSGVLVMDLDVWRREQVAQRTCELLWAHMDVFDMADQDALNLVLQGEFAEVEPRWNVQIAAMRALKTLKHPFHRELERMPEVRRSPGIVHFTGPHKPWNAPGGLRNLERSRYSRALVSCGYLSAGENARRALRTCAAYARIVGGKVVPSLRPVESHMRRREAVGVGVGAKS, from the coding sequence ATGCATATCGCGGTGGCCGCGGACAGGCGGTTTGATCTTGGGCTGGTGGTGACGGTGCACACGCTGCTGCAGCGGACGCGTGGGCCATTCACGCTGTCGGTGCTGACGGGGGAGGACGGGCTGTTGCCGCGGGCGCAGGCGTTCGTGGAGCGGCGGTGCCGCGAGGCGGGCGTGACGCTGGTGATCCACAGCATCCCGCGGAGCTTCGGGGCCAGTTACCGGGCGCCGTGGGCGCACCACTCGACGGCGAACTTGTTCCGGCTCATGCTGCCGGAACTGCTGGCGGACCACGAGCGGGTGCTGTACCTGGACTGCGACCTGGTGGTCGCGGATGACGTGCGGGCGCTGTGGGATTGGGACCTCAAGGGGCACGCTGTGGGTGCGGTGCGGGACCTGTGGTTCCCGACGATGGAAGAGGCGGACGCGGGTGTGGCGGCGCGGCGGGAGCTGGGCTTCCGCGGGTCCACGGCGTACTTCAACAGCGGCGTGCTGGTGATGGACCTGGACGTGTGGCGGCGCGAGCAGGTGGCGCAGCGGACGTGCGAGCTGCTGTGGGCGCACATGGACGTGTTCGACATGGCGGACCAGGATGCGCTGAACCTGGTGCTGCAGGGGGAGTTCGCCGAGGTTGAGCCGCGGTGGAACGTGCAGATCGCGGCGATGCGGGCGCTGAAGACGCTGAAGCACCCGTTCCACCGGGAGCTGGAGCGGATGCCGGAGGTGCGGCGGTCTCCGGGGATTGTGCACTTCACGGGGCCGCACAAGCCGTGGAACGCGCCGGGGGGCCTTAGGAATCTGGAGCGGTCGCGGTACTCGCGGGCGCTGGTGTCGTGCGGGTATCTGTCCGCGGGGGAGAATGCGCGGCGGGCGCTGCGGACGTGCGCGGCGTATGCGCGGATTGTAGGGGGGAAGGTGGTGCCGTCGCTGCGGCCGGTGGAGTCGCACATGAGACGGCGGGAGGCGGTTGGGGTTGGGGTGGGGGCGAAGTCGTGA
- a CDS encoding non-canonical purine NTP pyrophosphatase: MPAYAHLSTIVLATGNPHKVDELRAIFADAGIKGVRFLGLKDVPAHTVEPHETGSTFADNATIKALSYAQQTGLPALADDSGLEIDALQGRPGVISSHYYNEGHDDGKPREQRDGLNNARILRELEGVPPEQRSARFVCVMALALPNSPIPAALTRGTFEGRIGTPPHVPRGHNGFGYDPLFLVAPDFHLTSAELPKDQKNALSHRAHAAKAMAHEIAQLLRGPHG, translated from the coding sequence ATGCCCGCCTACGCCCACCTCTCCACGATCGTCCTCGCGACCGGCAATCCCCACAAGGTCGATGAGCTCCGCGCGATCTTCGCCGACGCGGGCATCAAAGGCGTCCGCTTTCTTGGCCTCAAGGATGTCCCCGCCCACACGGTCGAGCCCCACGAAACCGGCAGTACCTTCGCCGACAACGCCACCATCAAGGCCCTCAGCTACGCCCAGCAGACCGGCCTACCCGCACTCGCCGACGACTCCGGCCTCGAGATCGACGCTCTGCAAGGCCGTCCCGGCGTCATCAGCAGCCACTACTACAACGAGGGCCACGACGACGGCAAACCCCGCGAACAGCGAGACGGCCTCAACAACGCCCGCATCCTCCGCGAACTGGAAGGTGTGCCCCCCGAGCAGCGCTCAGCGCGGTTCGTCTGCGTCATGGCCCTGGCCCTCCCCAACTCCCCTATCCCAGCAGCCCTCACCCGCGGCACCTTCGAGGGCCGCATCGGCACGCCCCCCCACGTCCCCCGCGGCCACAACGGCTTCGGCTACGACCCCCTCTTCCTCGTCGCCCCCGACTTTCACCTCACCTCCGCCGAGCTCCCCAAGGACCAGAAGAACGCCCTCTCCCACCGCGCCCACGCCGCCAAGGCAATGGCCCACGAAATCGCCCAGCTTCTCAGGGGACCGCACGGCTGA